The following proteins are co-located in the Aquarana catesbeiana isolate 2022-GZ linkage group LG02, ASM4218655v1, whole genome shotgun sequence genome:
- the ABHD13 gene encoding protein ABHD13 isoform X2 — MEKHWVFWACAEKWLLTLGSWSWGLCRICLLPLILTFNMYGGIILLLLIFVSIAGILFKFQDVLLYFPDQPSSSRLYVPMPTGIPHENIFIKTKDGLHLNLILLRYTGDNSSFSPTIIYFHGNAGNIGHRLPNALLMLVNLKVNLLLVDYRGYGKCEGEPSEEGLYLDSEAVLDYVMTRPDIDKTKIILFGRSLGGAVAVHLASENAHRISAVMLENTFLSIPHMASTLFSFLPMRYLPLWCYKNKFLSYRKISQCRMPSLFISGLSDQLIPPFMMKQLYELSPSRTKRLAIFPDGTHNDTWQCQGYFAALEQFIKELTSNHCPEENTKTSNVTII, encoded by the coding sequence ATGGAAAAGCACTGGGTGTTTTGGGCTTGTGCAGAGAAATGGCTATTAACTTTGGGATCCTGGTCATGGGGACTTTGTAGGATATGTCTTCTGCCGTTAATATTAACTTTTAATATGTATGGTGGCATTATTTTGCTTCTCCTAATATTTGTCTCCATAGCTGGAATATTATTTAAATTTCAGGATGTTTTGCTGTACTTTCCTGATCAGCCTTCCTCATCACGACTTTATGTCCCAATGCCCACGGGAATACCACATGAAAATATATTCATTAAAACAAAAGATGGCTTGCATCTCAATCTTATCCTTCTGAGATACACGGGTGATAACTCAAGCTTTTCTCCAACTATAATTTATTTTCATGGTAATGCTGGAAATATTGGTCATAGGTTACCCAATGCATTGTTAATGCTGGTCAATCTTAAGGTGAACTTGCTTTTAGTTGACTACAGAGGGTATGGAAAATGCGAAGGAGAGCCAAGCGAAGAAGGTCTTTATCTCGACTCTGAGGCTGTGCTGGACTATGTCATGACCAGACCAGACATTGATAAAACAAAGATCATATTATTTGGACGGTCACTAGGGGGAGCAGTTGCTGTTCATTTGGCCTCAGAAAATGCACACAGGATTTCAGCAGTCATGTTAGAAAATACTTTTCTTAGCATTCCTCATATGGCCAGCACTCTGTTTTCTTTTCTTCCCATGCGCTATCTTCCATTATGGTGCTACAAGAATAAGTTCTTGTCTTACAGGAAAATCTCTCAATGCCGAATGCCTTCTTTGTTTATCTCTGGCTTATCAGACCAGTTAATTCCTCCTTTTATGATGAAACAGCTCTATGAACTCTCCCCATCGCGGACTAAAAGATTGGCCATCTTTCCTGACGGGACTCATAACGATACCTGGCAGTGCCAAGGCTACTTTGCTGCACTTGAACAATTTATAAAAGAACTGACCAGTAATCACTGTCCAGAAGAAAATACAAAGACCTCAAATGTGACGATAATATGA